Proteins from a genomic interval of Paenibacillus sp. FSL R5-0623:
- the argB gene encoding acetylglutamate kinase has translation MNSTMPNESTATEASTEKQMFVMKCGGSTLAALPESFFADLRDLQSQGTQPVIVHGGGPAISDNLAKLGIETEFVNGLRKTTEPVLDVVEMVLAGSINKHIVRLIQRVGGRALGLSGVDGGLIQAKPVSNHAEIGWVGDVTGVNAEIIQGIVNMGYMPVIAPVGVDTTGQRYNINADTAAGAVASHLGVSRMIVVTDVPGIMKNVGGEKKVLPSVSVQEIEDMIQTGEIYGGMIPKVRAAIACIHGQVREVVIVDGSEPQILSRVLGGEIIGTRIIRMQ, from the coding sequence ATGAATTCAACAATGCCAAACGAGAGTACCGCAACGGAAGCGAGCACAGAGAAACAGATGTTTGTCATGAAATGTGGAGGCAGCACGCTGGCAGCATTGCCCGAGTCTTTCTTTGCGGATCTGCGTGATCTGCAGTCTCAGGGCACACAGCCGGTAATCGTGCATGGTGGAGGTCCTGCGATCTCAGATAACTTGGCGAAGCTTGGTATCGAAACCGAATTCGTTAACGGCCTGCGCAAAACAACTGAACCTGTGCTGGACGTAGTGGAGATGGTGCTTGCGGGCAGCATCAACAAACACATCGTGCGTCTGATTCAACGTGTGGGCGGTCGTGCACTAGGCTTGTCCGGCGTCGATGGAGGTCTGATTCAGGCGAAGCCCGTATCGAACCACGCAGAGATCGGTTGGGTAGGCGATGTCACTGGTGTGAACGCAGAGATTATCCAAGGCATCGTGAACATGGGTTATATGCCGGTTATTGCGCCCGTTGGTGTGGATACAACCGGACAACGCTACAACATCAACGCAGATACAGCTGCGGGTGCAGTGGCGTCTCATCTCGGCGTAAGCCGGATGATTGTCGTGACCGACGTTCCTGGCATCATGAAGAACGTAGGCGGCGAGAAAAAAGTACTGCCATCCGTATCTGTACAAGAGATTGAGGACATGATCCAGACTGGAGAAATCTATGGCGGCATGATTCCCAAAGTGCGTGCAGCTATCGCTTGTATCCATGGTCAAGTACGTGAGGTCGTCATCGTAGACGGCAGCGAACCCCAAATCCTGAGCCGAGTGCTCGGCGGAGAAATCATCGGAACAAGAATCATCCGTATGCAATAA
- a CDS encoding aspartate aminotransferase family protein, translating to MAKGNEQPGSGTAVAGATATGAAAQTESSLFQTYARYPISLVKGKGSWLWDDQGNRYLDFMCGLAVTSLGHAPEKVGAKLKAQIDELWHVSNLFQIPGQEKAAALLTANTCADAVFFCNSGAEANEAAIKVARRYHQKVKGTDRYEVITFAQSFHGRTLATLTATGQDKVKEGFLPLPAGFVTVPLHDIPALEAAIGPNTAAIMLEMVQAEGGVYPVEPEFVQHVRKLCDEHGLLLIVDEVQTGMGRTGKLFAHEHYGIEPDVFTVAKGIGSGFPVGAMLGKGFLRDAFTPGSHATTFGGTPLASSVVIATIETMLEDRLPERAAEMGEYLMSSLRDHLAGNSFVKEVRGLGLLVGIECAEPVGDIVLAGQKRGILFVSAGPNVIRLLPNLYVSKEEIDEAVSLVATLIEEHVTAKA from the coding sequence ATGGCAAAAGGCAACGAACAGCCAGGTTCTGGCACAGCGGTAGCGGGCGCAACAGCAACAGGTGCAGCGGCACAGACGGAAAGCTCGCTTTTCCAAACGTATGCGCGTTATCCAATCAGTCTGGTTAAAGGTAAAGGCAGCTGGTTGTGGGATGACCAGGGCAATCGCTATCTCGATTTCATGTGCGGACTCGCTGTAACTAGCCTGGGCCATGCACCGGAGAAAGTTGGAGCCAAGCTGAAAGCTCAGATTGATGAGTTGTGGCATGTGTCCAACCTGTTCCAGATTCCGGGTCAGGAGAAAGCAGCAGCATTGTTGACAGCCAATACGTGCGCTGACGCAGTGTTTTTCTGTAACAGTGGTGCCGAAGCGAACGAAGCAGCTATTAAAGTCGCACGTCGTTATCACCAGAAGGTGAAAGGCACAGATCGGTATGAAGTGATCACATTTGCCCAGTCCTTCCATGGTCGGACACTTGCTACACTGACAGCAACTGGACAGGATAAGGTGAAAGAAGGATTTTTGCCATTGCCAGCCGGATTTGTAACCGTACCTTTGCATGATATCCCTGCCCTTGAAGCGGCAATTGGACCCAACACAGCAGCTATTATGCTGGAAATGGTTCAGGCCGAAGGTGGTGTATATCCGGTTGAACCGGAATTCGTCCAACATGTACGGAAACTGTGTGACGAGCATGGGTTGCTGTTGATTGTCGATGAAGTTCAAACGGGAATGGGACGGACAGGAAAACTGTTCGCGCACGAGCATTATGGTATTGAGCCGGACGTGTTCACCGTTGCCAAAGGTATCGGTAGTGGTTTCCCAGTAGGAGCGATGCTGGGTAAAGGTTTCCTGCGGGATGCATTCACGCCAGGTAGCCATGCGACAACATTTGGCGGAACACCACTTGCTTCATCCGTTGTAATTGCAACAATCGAAACGATGCTGGAAGATCGCTTGCCAGAGCGTGCAGCAGAGATGGGCGAATACCTGATGAGCTCCCTGCGGGATCATTTGGCGGGTAACTCCTTTGTGAAGGAAGTTCGTGGCTTGGGATTGTTGGTCGGCATCGAATGTGCTGAGCCGGTAGGTGATATTGTCCTTGCTGGGCAAAAACGCGGGATCTTGTTCGTCTCTGCAGGTCCGAATGTGATTCGTTTGCTTCCGAACTTGTATGTGAGCAAAGAAGAGATCGACGAGGCGGTATCCCTGGTAGCTACATTGATCGAAGAGCACGTAACGGCCAAAGCCTAA